A stretch of DNA from Bernardetia sp.:
CTCTCTCGCTGTGAGTTTGCCTCGTTTATGTTGTGCATCTATTCGGTTTTGTCCTCCTCCTAAAAGTGCTTCTGCATTTTTTCGGTCTAATACTTCTGTGGGAGTTCCGTCGTTGTAATGATTGTTTTGGCTCATTAGGGTTTGGGTTTAGTGAGTTGAAAGTTTATGTTCTTTTTACTTGATAATATCAAATTTTTTCCATTCTACATGAACTGCGTCTCCGTTTTTCTTTAACCTTTCTAAATAGACTTTGGTAGAATCTGCGTACGTTAATTTGTATCTTACAGAATCATTTTTGTTTTTATCATATCTAAAAGTCAGTATTGAATCTATTGGATTAATCTTCCAATCTGCATAGTTGGGACGCTCTCCACTTTCGCTTTTTTTCCAATGCCTTCTATCAGCAGAAAGAATAAAATATCTATATTTTTGGTACTTAAAATCTGTTCTACCTCCATCATAAGAAAGCCACCATCTCCCAACGATTTGTTTTTCTAGCTCATTGAGATTTTCAATGCCTATTCGGTGTTTGGCGAATCTTTTTTCTTGTGTAAACTCAAAATGAGAACCCAAAAAGTAAGCAGTAACAATTATTGATGCAGATATAATCCAAATTATCCATTTTTTCATAAAAACAACATCTATTTTTCTTTAAAAATAATTCGGATAGGTACGCCCTCAAAACCAAAATGTTCACGAATTTTATTCTCTAAAAATCGCTTATACGACTCGTGTACGTGTTTTGGATAATTGGTAAAGAAAGCAAACAGAGGGGCAGAACCTTTAAGTTGAGTAATATATTTGATATTTATATTTTTTCCACGATGAACAGGTGGTGGAGTCCTTTTTATGTCTGGTAACAAAACATTATTGAGCTTTGAAGTAGAAATTTGCTTGCTTCTTTCCTCAAAAACGTCAATCGCCGTTTCGATACTTTTGAAAACACGTTGCTTGGTAAGCATAGAAGTAAAAATAATTGGAATCCAAGAAGCCATGCCTAGCCTTTCCTTCATATCGTTGGTAAACTCGTGTGCTGTTTTGGAATCTTTTTCTACCAAATCCCATTTATTAGCAATCAAAACAACGCCTTTATGTCTTTCTATTGCCAAACGAATAAGTGTAAGGTCTTGTGATTCTAGTTTTTGTGTCGTGTCAATCATAATGACTGCCACATCACACTCATCTAATGCCTTCAAGGAACGCATCACCGAATAAAACTCAATATTTTCTTTCACCTTAGATTTTCGTCGCATTCCAGCCGTATCGGTCAAGATAAATTCTTTTCCATAAGCCTTGTAGTGTGTATCGATAGAATCTCTTGTTGTTCCAGAAACATCAGAGACAATAGTTCTTTCTTCTCCTAAAAGAATATTCAAAAATGATGATTTACCTACATTTGGGCGACCTAGAATAGCAATTTTTGGTAAGCCTTCATTTGGGTTTTCTTCTCCTTCTTCTTCAAAATTAGAAACTACTGCATCTAATAAATCGCCTGTTCCAGAGCCTGTTTGAGAAGATACAGGGAAAAGTTCTCCAATTCCTAAATTGTAAAATTCGGCAGAATTGTTTCTATGCTCCATAGATTCTACCTTATTAGCAACTAGATAAATAGGCTTATCTGAACGACGAAGCACTTTTACAAATTCTTCATCTAATGGATTTATACCCGTATGCGTATCGACCATAAAAAGAATTACACTTGCTTCTTCCATCGCAATTTCTACTTGCTCACGAATTGCCCTTTCAAAGACATCATCAGAACCGACAACGTATCCACCTGTATCTATGAGTGTAAAAAATTTGCCGTTCCACTGCCCTTGTCCATAGTGCCTATCTCTAGTAACACCACTCTCATCGTGCATAATGGCTTTACGCTCTTCGACTAAGCGATTAAAAAGTGTGGATTTTCCGACATTTGGTCGTCCTACGATGGCTACAATATTT
This window harbors:
- the der gene encoding ribosome biogenesis GTPase Der → MSNIVAIVGRPNVGKSTLFNRLVEERKAIMHDESGVTRDRHYGQGQWNGKFFTLIDTGGYVVGSDDVFERAIREQVEIAMEEASVILFMVDTHTGINPLDEEFVKVLRRSDKPIYLVANKVESMEHRNNSAEFYNLGIGELFPVSSQTGSGTGDLLDAVVSNFEEEGEENPNEGLPKIAILGRPNVGKSSFLNILLGEERTIVSDVSGTTRDSIDTHYKAYGKEFILTDTAGMRRKSKVKENIEFYSVMRSLKALDECDVAVIMIDTTQKLESQDLTLIRLAIERHKGVVLIANKWDLVEKDSKTAHEFTNDMKERLGMASWIPIIFTSMLTKQRVFKSIETAIDVFEERSKQISTSKLNNVLLPDIKRTPPPVHRGKNINIKYITQLKGSAPLFAFFTNYPKHVHESYKRFLENKIREHFGFEGVPIRIIFKEK